Proteins encoded within one genomic window of Agelaius phoeniceus isolate bAgePho1 chromosome 9, bAgePho1.hap1, whole genome shotgun sequence:
- the ZNF488 gene encoding zinc finger protein 488 produces MELTSLPKFLWTSDNKLLHHHLPDILATVHTTQDIPEEVVFGPCMLQNTLLDTVAFIALKCSDRRNIHYVFKVDVTSVHSPTGLPWMRLVQAAAHSKEQNLEAYLENSQLYYRSTRKISKNEELLVWYDEELSSLLGFNEIKAQRPQNELRCQECDRVFKCEHSYLSHVRFLCVPEKSALLWRNFQNPKTEKGSLAEQTTNFHSLARDLEVKMAACKDDAHGVIGERRAKSEEAESNRSRKTVLLEKTNNLSEERNCGGKEEVGGEHALAGCFRKLSSGRQSARKDALEQKQSAFTEVRRMKEKLRNERLQEPEQEDGMAPLGKEQVSKEVLLNSSGSAFSFVWPTRARGEQKSAFSKPSKCVTERAAVNSSHPMSESTKSLGELSGFIATADIMCCSSLLNSKFFVSDLCNAQMLQTSITRSNVFPYTSEPWLKQAGGQLQNTTTTSSSSSSSSSSSSSSSSSLTLLPPTFTSFGVAAQNWCAKCNLSFRMTSDLVFHMRSHHKKEYSSSESQCKRRREEKLTCPICHEYFRERHHLSRHMTSHN; encoded by the exons ATGGAACTTACCTCTTTGCCCAAATTCCTTTGGACAAGTGACAACAAGCTTCTGCATCACCATCTTCCAGACATACTGGCTACTGTTCATACCACACAAGACATCCCTGAAGAAGTTGTTTTTGGACCATGCATGCTCCAGAACACCCTGCTGGACACTGTAGCTTTCATTGCTCTCAAGTGTTCTGACAGACGGAACATCCACTATGTATTTAAG GTGGATGTTACATCTGTGCACAGTCCCACAGGACTGCCTTGGATGAGACTTGTACAAGCAGCTGCCCATAGCAAGGAGCAGAACTTGGAAGCTTACTTGGAAAACAGTCAGTTATACTATCGCTCCACCAGGAAAATCAGCAAAAACGAGGAGCTGCTTGTCTGGTATGATGAGGAGCTTTCCAGCCTCTTGGGTTTCAATGAGATAAAAGCTCAGAGGCCCCAGAATG AGTTGAGATGCCAAGAGTGCGACCGAGTCTTTAAATGTGAGCATTCCTATCTGTCCCATGTCCGCTTCCTCTGTGTCCCAGAGAAGAGTGCTCTGCTATGGAGAAACTTCCAGAACCCTAAAACTGAAAAGGGCAGCCTAGCTGAGCAGACCACAAATTTCCACAGTCTGGCAAGGGACCTGGAAGTCAAAATGGCAGCTTGTAAAGATGATGCACATGGTGTTATTGGAGAAAGGAGAGCGAAATCTGAAGAGGCTGAGAGCAACAGGAGCAGGAAAACAGTGCTGTTGGAGAAAACCAATAACTTGAGTGAGGAACGTAACTGTGGGGGCAAGGAAGAGGTTGGGGGAGAGCATGCATTGGCTGGTTGTTTCAGGAAGCTTAGTTCAGGGAGGCAGTCAGCTAGGAAGGATGCTTTAGAGCAGAAGCAGAGTGCTTTCACTGAGGTCAGGAGGATGAAAGAGAAGCTGAGGAATGAGAGACTGCaggagccagagcaggaggatgGCATGGCCCCACTTGGTAAGGAGCAGGTGTCAAAGGAAGTGTTGCTGAACTCCTCTGGTAGTGCATTCTCCTTTGTTTGGCCCACCAGAGCTCGAGGAGAACAGAAGAGTGCTTTCAGCAAGCCCAGTAAGTGCGtaacagaaagagctgcagtaAATTCCTCTCATCCCATGAGTGAGTCAACAAAAAGCCTGGGGGAGCTGTCTGGCTTCATTGCCACCGCAGACATCATGTGCTGCAGCAGTCTTCTCAATTCCAAGTTCTTTGTCAGTGATTTGTGTAATGCTCAGATGCTGCAGACAAGCATCACTCGGAGCAATGTTTTCCCATATACCTCAGAACCGTGGCTCAAGCAAGCAGGAGGACAGTTACAAAACACCACCAccacttcctcctcctcctcctcctcttcctcctcctcctcctcctcctcttcttccttgactcTTCTTCCCCCCACCTTCACATCCTTTGGAGTGGCTGCCCAGAACTGGTGTGCCAAATGCAACCTGTCCTTTCGCATGACATCTGATTTAGTCTTCCACATGCGGTCTCATCACAAGAAAGAATATTCCTCAAGTGAATCCCAGTGCAAGAGGAGGCGGGAGGAGAAGCTGACGTGTCCCATTTGCCACGAGTACTTCCGAGAACGCCATCATTTATCCCGGCACATGACTTCTCATAATTAG